Within Aureibacillus halotolerans, the genomic segment GTTTTTCATTTGCAGGTTTTGTCCTCGAATCGCTAAATACCCCATTGTCGTCACTAAGAGAAATTCTTCATTGTCAAAGCTATCCACTTGTTTCACACCGGTAATCTCTAAGTATTTTCTGTTTTTCATAATGATATTATGGTCCGGTGTGTCCCTATGCGCTGTGCCCATTTGTTGAGATTGACTCATGTCTTCATCCCTCTCTTTCATTCTTACGTTATTCCGAAAAGAGAGGGTTTAGAACAAGCTACTCTTCTTGCTTTTCTTCAAGGATGGTGTACATTTGTCCCGCTTCTTCCTTCCTTGATGTTTCAGTAAGCTTATCAATTCGCGCGACTACCGTCCGATTGCCATACCGAATGGACATGGTGTCGCCTTCCTTCAAAGTACTGCTAGCCTTTGCCGTTTGACCGTTGATGGCGATCCGCCCTTGATCCGCTACTTCTTTCGCCAATGTCCGGCGTTTGATCAACCGCGAAACCTTTAAAAATTTATCTAATCTCATTTGTTTTCCTCCTCTTTTTTTGCCTCTTCCCAATACACATCAAGCTCATCAAGCGTGTGCTCCTCAAAGGGCTTTGTCGCTCCTTCTACTTTCTGTTCAATGTAACGGAAGCGTCGGTTAAATTTTTGTACCGTCTTCATCAGCGCAGCTTCAGGTTGAATATTGTAATGACGGGCAATGTTAATAAAGGCAAATACCGTGTCGCCCCATTCCTCTTCTCGCCTAGACGGTTCGACGCCAGCAAACTCTTCCTCAAGCTCATGGATTTCTTCCTTCACTTTTTTCCATACATCTGCAGCATCGTCCCAATCAAAGCCTGATTTCGCCGCTTTTTTCTGTATCTCATAGGCTTGGAGAAGAGTCGAGGCTGCGGCAGGGATGCCATCCAAGCGAGACGTTTTGTGTTCTAATTCGCCCTTTTCTTCCTGTTTAATGCGCATCCAGTTTGAGTGAATTTCCTCTTCGGTAAGGTTTTGCTCGTTTCCAAACACATGGGGATGACGGCGTATCATTTTCGTCGCCAAGGCAGCAACAACATCTTCTAGAGAGAAACGCCCTTCGTCCTCTCCAATTTGGGCATGGAGCAGCACTTGCAAGAGGATATCTCCAAGCTCGTCCGCTAAATGCTCATCGTCCTCGTCATCAATCGCGTCCCAAACCTCATACGTCTCTTCCAGCAAAAACGGCTTCAGGGAGGCATGGGTCTGTTTCTTATCCCATGGACAGCCATCCGGGCCCCTTAGCGTCGCAATGATCTCACGCAAAGAAGCGAAATCACGAGACCGCTGCGTGCGTTCATTTAATGGTGGCAGATACAACGTTGTGACATCGGTGAAGCGGTCTTCATGGTCAAGCTCATGAAGCGGCACCCATGCTTTTACTTCTTCTGTAGATCCTGCAGCCGTGACCACACACACCTCTGCCTCTGGCGGCCATTTCTCTAGGAGCTGAAGCTTGACGTCTGAAGCCATAAACCGATTGAAGACTTGCATAATAAAGAGGTGGGTTTGAACATCGAGACTTTTCCAATCAAAGGACATACCATCCACTAACTGAAAGCCATCAATTGGATCGATCGCAAGCGTTGCAAACATACTATCGAGAAAGCTCTGACCACCAATGACTTCAATTTGCACATTGTGAAGTGGTCCTTGCTCGAGCAGTTGCTTCACACTCGCTTCTGCCACTAGTGGGTGGCCGGGCACAGCATAAACAATGTCATGCTTTTCTTTCACTTCGCTCAATAAACGTGCCGTAATTGCTTCATACACCTCTTCGAATTGATCCGCGCTTTCGTAAATCTCATCAAACGAATAGACAGTGTCTCGCTTCTCAGCAATCATCGTTGCCGATGGGTGCTGAAGCGTACGCATGTAGAGAGCTGGTGCATTCAGTAGTGTTTCATAGACGCCAATGGTCATTTGGGACGGATCATGCGCCCCTAACCCAGCGATTCGAATTTTCATTACGATGGTCACTCCTTATTTAAACAAACGAAATCCCTTTCGTTCGTCAGCATGTAGCAAGATAAAATACGTGCAGATGGCATATGTAAGTGCGCCAATAAAAACCCCACCAAACGCAACGAAGGCTGCACTGGCCCGATCATGCCAAGGGGACATCACACGTTCCCACACAGCAAGCGTTGCACACATCGCCGTTAAGCCTATGAGCACCCGGAAAAAGCGGAAAGATTGCCATTGTATCCATTGCCTCTTCCTTAAATAAACAAGCAGTATCACTGCCACGACACCGATACCAATCAATGTCGCAACGGATGCACCAAGGATCCCAATGCTTGGCACAAAAACGACATTGCCTATCGTTTTCACTAGCAACCCCGCGCCGACAATGGCTACAGCAATAGATCCTTTGCCAATTCCCTGCAAGAGGCTAACGGCAACAATAACGACAAGAAAAAATCCTGTTGAAACACAAAACACGGCAAGTGCCACTGAGCCATCATTGCTTCCGAAGAGCATGACGTTAATCGGCTCGATTAACCAGAAGAGCCCAGCCGCTGCAGCAGACCCAATCCAAAATACCCACTGGATAGCCTTTGTGGCCAACGTACGAAGCTCTATCCGCTTGTTGGTTGTTAAGAGCTCACCTACCTTTGTTATGAGAGCAACAGATAAAGCGACTCCTACTGTTGTACATAGTTGCAACAACGGCTGCCCACGGTCAAAGTAAGCTTTTTCCTGCTGAGCCTGAATAGGTTCTCCAAAAACCTCAAGCAATGACGGATAAAGTGTGAGGGCATCCACTGCCTGAAAAGCAATCGGAAGCATGCTGTTCAAACAGATAACAAGACCTGTACCAAATAAAGCAACGGCCGCTTTTTTGTAAGAAGATTGACGCGCAACGAGCCCACCATACGCGCCTCTATCGACTTGACCGTTGTTTATCTTTACAACAACTAGTGCAACCAACATCCCAATCAGCGAAGCGACAACTGCCCAATACCCTGCTTCATACACATCAATTGATGCAAACCAAAGGAGCGCAAGCAAAATTCCGCCGACACGAATGGCTTGTTCAATCATCTGTGATAAAGACAAGCGAACGGCTTCTTCTCTATAAACGAGCAACCCTCGATACATAGACAAAAATGGCACAAAAACAAAGACGAACGCACTTGCTTGAAACAGTGGAACGAGCTGACTATCTTTTAGCCATTCCCCCAATGGAGCAGCCAGTAACCAAGCAAGCACTGCTGTAAGCCAACTGCCAGCAAAAAGCAGCTGCCGAGCCGCTAAAAACAGCTCTGATCGTTGCATCGTAGTGGTCTCTTTGGCAAGCATTTGAGCCATAATCACCGGAAATCCATATGTACTGATTGTAACAGCCACTCCTAGAATCGGGTAAACCTGTTGATATACATAATAGCCAACATCACCAGCTATATTTTGATAGGCGACGCGGTAGAGCGCAGCCATCACTTTGACCACAAGTCCTGCGACGACAAGCCATATTGTGCCTTTGAACAACTTAGACAACGACGTTCCTCCAAAAAAACAGCATCCAATCTATGTGTAGTATACCAAACAACGGTCCTGCGGATGACATCAAGTGTAGACCCCAGATCCAACAGGCGGTTTCTGAACGAAATAGAAAAACTGCACATCCACGCGAGACTGGTGAACCACCAATATCCCACGTGCATGTGCAGCTTTAAAGGTCTTTCTATTCCATTTGACGAGCGAGGAAACTTGCTGCCGTTTCAGCAATTTTTTCTTCCGTATGGCCGATCGTCTCATCTTCTTTCGATAAAATCATCACAGCACCAATCGGGTCTCCGTTCGCAATGATAGGGCTGATAATGTACGAGGCAAGCTCTTCATCAATGCCATCGATAATTTGTATCGACCCTTTTTGTCCACGGACAGAGCTACGCCCATCCATCGATTTTTCCACTTCACTGCCAACATTTTTATTCAGATAATCCTTTTTTGACCCACTGGATACCGCAATAAAAGTGTCACGATCTGCAATGATGACGATATGGCCTGTGCTGTCGTGGATCGCGTCTGCGTATTCCTTTGCAAAATCACCAAGCTCTGAGATTGGAGAATATTTCTTTAAAATGACTTCCCCGTCTCTGTCTACAAAAATTTCGAGAGGATCTCCTTCACGAATTCGCAGAGTTCTACGAATTTCCTTCGGGATGACCACTCGGCCAAGATCATCAATTCGTCGGACAATTCCAGTCGCTTTCATAGATCATTGCCTCTCTTTCAAGAAGATGGTTATGTTAGGTGCTTAGCTCTTCACTTGTGCCACTCACCACTATCTTGACCTTATTATCCAACACTGCCAGCGTTCTATACATCATTCTGTAAAAAATCCATTTTTCACGATGATTTCCTGTTCGGCATTGCGCGGTATGCAGGTGGTTCTCGTTATGTTTACTGAACAACTTCTTCTCTACGCACCTCGGACAGATGAGCAATGAGACGCTCAAGCAGATCAAAAGCAGAGGAAGCTGTCACATTAGATGGATCGACGATCAACTTGATTTTTTGTCCCTCTGTGCCTACACGTGCAGCTCGACCAAAACTGCTTACAAAATCAAACAGCTTGCTTGCATTCGTCCCTTGCGTGCCCTCCGTCGTAAGCAAGGCAATGAGCTGTCCGTTCTCTTCTGCAATTTTTTCCACTTGCTGCTGACTCGCGAGTAAACGCAGTCGTGTAACAGTGAACAAGTCGGTGACTTCTTTAGGGAACTCACCAAAGCGATCAATCATCTCATCTTGCAAGTCACGAATTTCTTCCAGAGAAGACACACCTTTAAATCGTTTGTACATATCAATCTTTTGACGTTCGTCAGCAATATAAGCTGCTGGAATATAGGCATCTATATCGAGCTGCACTTCTGCTTCGACTTCCTTTTCAACAGGCTGCGCTTGATGCTTCCGCTCTTCAATGGCGTCCTGAAGCATCTGAGAATAAAGGTCGAAGCCAACAGAATCAATAAATCCATGCTGCTCAGCACCGAGCAAATTGCCCGCGCCTCGTATCGACAAATCACGCATAGCGATCTTAAAACCTGATCCAAGCTCGGTGAATTCTTTAATCGCATGAAGTCTCTTCTCAGCAACTTCAGAAAGAATTTTATCTTGATGATACGTAAAGTACGCATACGCCACCCGATTGGAACGTCCGACCCGTCCACGAAGTTGATACAGCTGGGAAAGACCCATTTTGTCCCCGTTGTACACGATCAATGTATTCACATTTGGAATATCGACTCCCGTCTCAATAATCGTCGTTGACACGAGAACATCGTATTCGCCCTCAAGAAAATCAAACATCGTGGTCTCGAGCTGGCTTTCGGTCAATTTTCCATGGGCATGAGCGACGCGTGCCTCAGGAACAAGCATCGAGATCTCCTCAGCTTTCCGTTCGATGTCCTCCACACGGTTGTAGAGGAAATACACCTGCCCGCCCCTTGCCAACTCCCTTTCAATGGATTCCTTGACGAACACTGTATTGTACTCCAATACATAGGTTTGCACAGGAAACCTGTTTTCAGGTGGGGTTTCAATGACAGACAAGTCACGAACACCTAGCATAGACATATGCAACGTTCTTGGAATTGGCGTTGCTGTCAAGGTCAAGACATCCACATTTGCTTTTAGTTTTTTGATCTTTTCCTTGTGAGTAACGCCGAAACGCTGCTCCTCATCGACGATAAGCAAGCCCAAGTCATGGTAGATCACGTCTTTTGAAAGCAAACGGTGCGTTCCAATCACTAAATCAATACTGCCTTGTTTCAACCCTTTAATTGTCTCATTCTGCTGCTTTTTCGTACGGAACCGACTGAGCAAGCCAATATTGATTGGATAGTCCTGAAAACGCTCCTTGATCGTCTCATAGTGCTGCTGTGCTAGAATCGTTGTTGGAACGAGAATGGCAACCTGCTTCTCACTCATAATAGCTTTAAATGCAGCCCGAATCGCTACTTCCGTTTTGCCATATCCAACATCACCACAAAGCAGTCTGTCCATTGGTCGCTCTTTTTCCATGTCTATCTTAATCTCTTCAATCGCACGTAGCTGATCTTCTGTTTCCTGATAGAGAAATTTTGCCTCAAACGACTGTTGCTCTTCTCCATCAATGGGAAACGCAAAACCTTTGCTTGCTTCCCTCGCTGCATAAATCTTAATGAGATCATCAGCGATGTCCTGCACAGACGAACGTACGCGCGTTTTTACTTTCTTCCAATCGTTTCCTCCGAGCTTATATACCTTTGGCTCTTTGCCTTCTGAGCCGACAAATTTCTGTACTTGATCAATTTGGTCAACAGGCACGTAAAGCTTGTCATCGCCAGAGTATCGTAATAGCAAATAATCTTTATGATTGCCCTTCATTTCAAGTGTTTCAATCCCGAGATATTTTCCGATCCCGTGATTCACGTGGACAACGTAATCGCCCACCTTTAGTTCTTGATAACTTTTGATACGTTCAGCGTTTGAAATTTTTTGCGGTCGCTTCATTTTTTTCGTTTGCTTTTTAAACAGCTCTTTTTCAGTGAGTACGGCTATTTTATTCGTACTGAGCTCGAACCCTGCGTTTAGATCACCTTTTACCACCTGGCATTGACCGGACAGCAAGGCGTCAATGTCACTGCGAGCAGACACATCAATTTGATAATCTTCCATAATTCGTTGCAAACGTTCTATGCGCTCATCATCAGCACCTAGGAAAACAACGGCATAGCCATTTTCCTTCCACCGATCCGTTTCTGTTTTTAATAAATTCATTTGCCCATGAAAATCCTGCATCGGCTTTGATAGCATGTTCACGACGTTTTGGGGATTGGTATGAGGAACATGCCGCAAAAACATCGAATAATAAATACATGGTGTGGTCGAAGATGATAGAAGATCTTGAAAGGTATGTGAAAAGGATAATTCCGAAACAGCTTTTCCTTGCTGCAGAAGGGATGTGTGCCATTCCCCTTCCTCTTGCTCTAAATTAGAGGACACTTCTTGAATTCGACCGATTTCGTCCATAAAAAGAACATGAGAATCGGACAAATAGTCAAAAAAGCTATGGGACGCAGGGTAAAGAAGAGACATGTATTTATACAGCTCAGGGAAGCGTGTTTTTTGTTTTAATAAATCAATATCGCGTCTTGTGTTTTCAGAAATATCTTTTTTTAATTCTTGGTTCTTCATTTTTCCCAAGGACGTGGTAAGTAGCTGTTCTAGACGTTGTGCTCCTAAGGCGTAATGCTCTTCCTGCAAGAGGATTTCTGTCGCCGGGCCAATCGAAAGCGATTCCACTTGCTCTTTAGAGCGCTGATCCTCCGCTTGGAAATAACGAATGGAATCTATTTCTGTATCAAAAAGCTCCACTCGAAAAGGAAATTCCTCTGTTAATGGGTAGACATCAAGTATGCCCCCACGCAAGCTGAATTCCCCAGGTGCAGACACCATGCCTACGCGGTCATATCCCATGTCAACAAGCTGCGAGAGCGCCTTCCCCAGATCAATGTCTTCTCCCGTTTTCAGATGTAATTGTGAAGCTTTCCACAATTGAGGTGGTGGCAATAGTCTGCGAAGACCTGCAACAGGTACGACATAAATCCCAGGCGTGCCTTGACTTAAATGGTTTAATGTTTCAATTCGTTGAGCCTTTAGCTCAGGACTGGCAACCGCTATTTCTGCGGCCATCAGTTCATTGACAGGGTAAAGATACACGTCCTCCGGCGCGATTAATTCTTGCAGGTCTTCGTACACCTTTTGTGCCTGAAACAAATTATGCGTAATGACAAGCTGAGATCGCTTCGTATCCGAATACAATGAAGCCATCATGACACTGCGTGAAGAGCCGGACAAACCTGCTACCATTTGCTCACGCAATCCTTTATCTAACCCATCTATCACAGACCGTACTTCTTTGTTTTCTAGCATGGCATGTCGCAGTCCTATCATTGCAGGACCTCCTTGCTGCCCATTTTCATAAACCAAAATCCTCTCTTCTTAAAGTCGCTTTGTTCTCAATGTTTAAACAGAAAAATGCTTTGGCTTCTGCTCAGCCAAAGCTTTTCCACTATTGTATAAACCGCTCTAGCTGATGAAACTCTGGTGATACAGCGAGTGCCTCTTGACAACTTTCGCAGATGCATTGCACGTAAGTTTCTCCAGCTGGACCATCCTGTAACATCGTATGCTGTTCCTCCACTGATAACTCCGTAAAGCCTAACCGACGTTTGATATGATCCGTTTTCGGCAAACGACCTACTTCGACACCACAATGACGGCACCGATAGACGAACATTTCCATCCCTCCTGGCATCATTTCTATCACCAGTATGGACGGGGACGCTGTCGATTATTCGGCAGGACGCTGATTAAACCGATTCATCACTTGATCAAACTCGGTATTAGCCCATTCCTCACAGGCGTCTGCAGCATGAGCCACCGCATTGTCAATCGCTGCCTGCTCATTCGGCTCAAAAGGTTGTAGCACATAATCAATGACTGGCATATGACCTTGTGGCCGCCCTACACCCATTCGAATCCGCTTAAAGGATTTTGTGCCTAAATGAGAAATTAATGATTTCATACCATTATGACCTCCCGCGCCACCTTGAAGGCGCAAACGAATACGACCCGTTTCAAGGTCCATATCGTCATACACGACGAGAACATCATCTGTCTCTAATGAATAAAAATCTAACAACGGGCGCACGCATTCTCCTGATAAATTCATAAAGGTGAGCGGTTTTACGAGCAGCAGAGACTCGTTTTGCACGAACACTTTATCGTATACGCCATTGTATTTCTGTTTTTTCAAAGTGGATCCATGCCGCTTTGCCAGTTCATCAATGACCATAAAACCAATATTATGCCGGGTAAACTCGTACCGTGCCCCAGGGTTCCCTAATCCAACAATACATTTCACTGCACGTACCTCCACGTCAGCCGCTTCAATCTATCAATTTCTACAAAAGGCGTCCCTTAAATTCAAGGCACGCCTTTGTCTGATTAACCTGGTGAAAATTCACCGGTTCTAAACTAAACCATTATTCTAGTCTTCTTTATTCTCTGTTTCGCTTCCTTCTGAAGCTGCTTCTTCATCAGCAGCATCTTCTGTAGCGTCTTCAGGCTCTTCTTCAACTGTAGGTGGCTGAATTGTAACAATGGTTGCTTCCGCGTCTGTAAGAACTTCAAAAGCACCTGATGTTTTGATATCTCCCACACTGAGGGAATCGCCAATGTTCAATTCGCTAATATCCACAGTAATCTGCTCTGGCAGGTCAGCAGGCTTTGCACGTACGAGCAAAGTGTGTTCGATATGTTGCGCGACGCCACCTTCCTTAACACCGACAGAATCCCCTTCAATCGAGACTGTAACGTCTACTTCGACATCGGCATTCATATTGACGGCAATGAAGTCCGCATGAATGACTCTGTCCTTTAATGGGTCTGTTTGAATGTCATGGAGCATGACTTGAACTTTTTTCCCACCGTCAATGGAAAGATCCAACACGCCTGTGCGTCCTGCGTCACGCATGGTTTTTACAAATTCAGCATACTCGACAGCAACGGACGTATTCTCTGTTTTGTATCCATATACGATCGCAGGAAAATATCCTTTTGAACGTAAGCTTGTTAGTGATGATTGTTTATCTGCTTGTCTAGGTTTTGCATGTAGCGTATGTGCCATTTTGGTCACTCCTGTATGTTTGATATACCATTCTCTACATATCTAGATTCCCATCTTTTCTACTTCGCAAACAGTTGTTTTTGTTGTTTTGCATGAACTTAATCAAATAACGTACTCACTGATAGCTTTTCATGCACACGAATAATGGCTTCAGCAATTAATGGAGCCACAGAAAGCTCAGTGATTTTTTCAAACCGCTTTGACTCTGGAAGGGCGATAGAGTTCGTCACCACAAGCTCACTGATTCTCGAGCTTTGAATCCGTTCAATCGCTGGCCCAGAGAGTACGGGATGCGTACAACAAGCATACACTTCTTTTGCGCCATTTTCAATTAATGCATTGGCAGCAAGTGTAATCGTACCTGCAGTATCAATAATGTCGTCAATAAGAATCGCTGTTTTCCCTTCGACGTTTCCGACGATGTTCATTACTTCTGCAACATTTGGTTTTGGACGTCGCTTATCAATGATAGCGATCGGTGCCTTCAAGCGATCAGCCATTTTTCGTGCACGTGTCACCCCGCCGTGATCAGGAGAAACAATCACAAGATCCTCAAAATGCTTGGCTTCAAAGTAATCAGAAAGGATTGGTACACCTATCAGATGATCAATTGGAATGTCGAAAAAACCTTGAATTTGTGGTGCATGTAAATCTAACGTAATTAAACGCGTTGCACCAGCAGTTTCAATCAGGTTGGCAACAAGCTTCGACGTAATCGGCTCTCTCGCTCGGGCTTTCCGGTCTTGTCTGGCATAACCATAGTACGGAATAACGATGTTAATGGTTTTTGCTGAGGCGCGTTTAAGCGCATCAATCATGATCAAAAGCTCCATAATGTGCTGATTGACTGGATCAGATGTCGATTGAACAATATAGACATCGCAGCCTCTGATGCTCTCTTCAATATTGATCTGTATTTCTCCGTCGCTAAAGCGAGTTACTGAACAAGCCCCAAGCTCTGTACCGATAATGTCTGCGATTTCTTGTGCCAACTTTGGATTGGAATTCAATGTGAATACCTTTAGATTTGAGTCAAGGTATTGTTTTGACGACATGGTTTACCCTCCATTACTCTGATCCTATTTCGTTTTTCGGTTGTATTCTTCTTTATTGACTTGACGACTTCTTGCTATCGATAAGGCGTTCGCAGGAACATCTTCAGTAATCGTCGATCCTGCAGCAACAAAAGCACCTGCCCCAACGGTTACTGGAGCAACCAAATTGGAGTTACAGCCAATAAAAGCACCATCCTCCACGGTCGTTTGATGCTTGTTCGCCCCATCATAATTTACTGTAATTGAACCACAACCAAGATTGACTCCTTCACCGATCACTGCATCGCCAATATAACTTAAATGAGGCGCTTTGCTTCCATGACCGAAGGATGTCTTTTTCATTTCAACAAAGTTTCCTACTCTACATGCATCACCAATATCAGTCCCAGGACGCAAATGACTATACGGACCAACAGTGGTGTTGTGACCGATCTGACTGTCATGCATCACAGACTGCTTAACTGTTGATGCATTCCCAATAACCGCATTTTGCAGCTCTGTGTGGGGGCCAATCAAACAATCCTCACCAATCGTTGTTGCCCCATGGATACTTGTTCCTGGATAGACGGTTGTGTCCTGTCCAATCGTGACATCAGTTCCAATGTACGTTGATGTAGGGTCAATAATTGTCACACCCTGACGCATATGCGCGGTCAAAATTCTTTCTCGCATGGCATGTTCTGCATTTGCCAATGCCACACGATCGTTAATACCAATCGTTTCACTAAAAGTCGGTGCATCTTGGGCAGCGACCTTCCAGCCATTCTCTTGTATAAGTTCTATGACATCTGGCAAATAATATTCACCCTGGCTATTATCGTTGCCAACCTTCTCTAAGAGCTCAAAAAGGGTTTCATTATCGAAGCAATACGTCCCTGTATTAATCTCACAAATATCTCGCTCGTCCGGGGAGGCATCCTTGTGTTCAACGATTCGTTCAACGATACCATCGCTATTTCGAACAATGCGACCATAACCTTCTGGAGCATTCGTGTGAGCTGTTAAAACAGTGGCTTTCGCTCCAGTTGAATCGTGCTTTTGAAAAAGAGATTCCAAAGTGTTCGCTGTCAGTAGCGGTGTATCCCCACACACGACAAGGGTGACCCCTTTTTTCCCAGCGAGCTGATCTTTCGTTTGCAGGACAGCATGTGCTGTACCTAGCTGCTCGTTTTGGTTCACAAATTGGGATCGCCCTTTTAAGACATCTTGTACTTGCTGTGCGCCATGTCCGACGACAGTAACGATGTCCTTCACCTGCAACGCACTAAGGGCATCAACCACATGTTCAACCATTGCCTTCCCACATACTGGGTGCAACACCTTGTAAAGCTTTGACTTCATTCTCGTGCCTTTTCCAGCTGCTAATACGACAGCAAATCGATCGCTCATGAGTGACCTCCAAAAGGGTATATTTTTCAAGCCTATTGTCGCCTGAGAGCGTCATTCTTAGCAAGAGACTTCTGTTTTATTTATATGTCCTATGCATGAGTGCATCCGTATGACATGCATGAGAAATAAGGCATATATGCTTCTCATTGTTCTCATTCACGGAGCCGTTAATAAACGACGTGACCATTAAGAACTATATCTTAAAAATAGCGTCATTTCAAGGAAAGTAGAGGATTGCCAATGAATTGTCATGATTTATGTACGAAACGTAAAACCCATCAAAAGGGTCAGCGGTTCTTCAGCTTATCCCTCATACGAAGGCTTTCGTTGCTTTGTGTTATTTTTTGTCTTTCCATGCCTTCTCAAATACGCTCACAGGAAGCGCCCATTGTCTATTTTGCACAAAAAAACGAACCCATTAAAAATCATATTGCCCTCACCTTTGATGACGGCCCTGACCCAAGATACACACCGCACCTCCTTGATATACTTAAAGAAGCAGGCGTTCATGCGACGTTTTTTGTCATTGGTAGCAATGCACAGGAACACCCTGATCTCATTAAACGTATGGTGTCTGAAGGACATACCGTCGGAAATCATACATTCTCACACCCTAACATCTCGAGGCTCTCTTATGATCAATTGATAAACGAAATGGAGGCGACAGACAACATTATTTTCCAATTAACTGGACAAAAGCCCTTGTTTATGCGCCCTCCATTCGGCCTACTTCCTCCATCCCACGTCGCCATGCTTCAATCTGTAAATAAAAAAGTCATTCTTTGGTCAGTTGATACCGAGGATTGGCGTGGTATTCCTGCGGGCGATATCCTTCATAAAGTGCGCGACGGCATCCGCCCTGGAGCCATCGTGCTAATGCATGATGGTGGATCAAGAAAACAAGATCTCTCACAAACACCGGTAGCCGTTAAAAAACTCATTGACGAGTATTCGTCATCTTTCGAATTTATTACGGTTGATCAGCTTTTGTCTCTCCCTGCCTACAGAAAATAACACCGTTAAAAAGAGGGCACTGCGCTAGACACATTCGTCTATCGCATTGCCCTCCTGCTTTTATTAAGATGCACCAGCTTCTTCATACTCTTCTTCTAATTCGCCAGCCTTGTGGTATTCCGTTAATACAGCATCCTGTATTTTTCCTCGTGTATTGGAATTAATCGGATGTGCTATATCTCTAAATTCCCCATCCGGCGTCCGTTTGCTTGGCATAGCAACAAACAGGCCATTGTTCCCATCAATCACTCGGATGTCATGAACAACAAATTCATGATCCAATGTAATTGAGGCAATCGCTCTCATTCGTCCCTCGGTATTCACGCGGCGTAATCTCACGTCTGTTACTTCCAT encodes:
- the spoVG gene encoding septation regulator SpoVG, which produces MEVTDVRLRRVNTEGRMRAIASITLDHEFVVHDIRVIDGNNGLFVAMPSKRTPDGEFRDIAHPINSNTRGKIQDAVLTEYHKAGELEEEYEEAGAS
- a CDS encoding polysaccharide deacetylase family protein; the encoded protein is MNCHDLCTKRKTHQKGQRFFSLSLIRRLSLLCVIFCLSMPSQIRSQEAPIVYFAQKNEPIKNHIALTFDDGPDPRYTPHLLDILKEAGVHATFFVIGSNAQEHPDLIKRMVSEGHTVGNHTFSHPNISRLSYDQLINEMEATDNIIFQLTGQKPLFMRPPFGLLPPSHVAMLQSVNKKVILWSVDTEDWRGIPAGDILHKVRDGIRPGAIVLMHDGGSRKQDLSQTPVAVKKLIDEYSSSFEFITVDQLLSLPAYRK
- the glmU gene encoding bifunctional UDP-N-acetylglucosamine diphosphorylase/glucosamine-1-phosphate N-acetyltransferase GlmU, which gives rise to MSDRFAVVLAAGKGTRMKSKLYKVLHPVCGKAMVEHVVDALSALQVKDIVTVVGHGAQQVQDVLKGRSQFVNQNEQLGTAHAVLQTKDQLAGKKGVTLVVCGDTPLLTANTLESLFQKHDSTGAKATVLTAHTNAPEGYGRIVRNSDGIVERIVEHKDASPDERDICEINTGTYCFDNETLFELLEKVGNDNSQGEYYLPDVIELIQENGWKVAAQDAPTFSETIGINDRVALANAEHAMRERILTAHMRQGVTIIDPTSTYIGTDVTIGQDTTVYPGTSIHGATTIGEDCLIGPHTELQNAVIGNASTVKQSVMHDSQIGHNTTVGPYSHLRPGTDIGDACRVGNFVEMKKTSFGHGSKAPHLSYIGDAVIGEGVNLGCGSITVNYDGANKHQTTVEDGAFIGCNSNLVAPVTVGAGAFVAAGSTITEDVPANALSIARSRQVNKEEYNRKTK